Within Psychrobacter sp. AH5, the genomic segment CCAATAGTGGCTACCATCTTTACATAAGTTTTTGACATAACCATGCCATTTTTGTCCGGCTTCAGCGGTGTCCCACAGATCTTTGTAAGCGGCTTTTGGCATATCAGGATGGCGCAAAATATAATGTGGTTTACCGATTAGCTCATCAATCTCATAGCCACTAATCTCGACAAAAGCGTCATTAACGTGAGTAATAGTCCCTTCTAAGTCGGTACGCGAGACAATGAGCTTGCCATCAGGGTAAGGTCTCTCAATTCCTGTATCGTAGATAACCCGCGTGCCGCCATCGTGATAAGTCACAGTGATGGCTTTAGCTGAGGCATCTGGTTTATTAGCATCAGGGAGGGAAGCACCCATAGCAATCTCCTTTATTTATCATTGTAATAATTATAGTTAAAACTATTTTGACTCTCTAATAGGGGACGTCATAGTACGCTACTATTAATAGATTCATAGCACTGATTATGCTCTAAGCTTAACTTGCTGATAGATACTGATGGGCAATATTTCAATACCCACTAGTCTACATTGGTTTGAATTCATATATTGTGTAATCGACTGAAATAGAGTTAGATAAGCTTAGCTAAGGCTTCTGAGGCGCGCTTGATATCTAAGAAAATCAGACCTAGCTTAGCATTTGGTTTTGCCATGATAGTCAATACCGCCTCGTCACCAGATGAGGTCATGATGACATAGCCTTTTTCACCTTGGATCATAATACGATCAATGCTACCCCGTGCCAATTCGCGTCCAGCGCGATCGCCTAACGACAGCAGTGCGGCTGACATTGCACCAACTCGATCTTCATCAACACCCGTAGGAAGGGCTGAGGCAATCATCAGGCCATCGTTAGATATTAGTGCTGATGCTTCAACGTCTGCTGATGAGCTATTGAGATCTTCTAAGATTTGTTGAAATGAATCTGTACGCATCGCTTTTTTCCTATCATTGGTGGTAGTTCAGGTATTTAATGAACGATTAATTTATTTAAAATCAAACTCGATATTATAAAGCCTTACTTTTATTATCTTAGATTAACACATGAAGTGCAATTTCAAAGAGCAGGTGAAAAAAAGACCTAGATGCGCTAGCATCAAAGTTTTTATCCACCGACCAAAGTGAGATTGCAACCATGAGCTATACGCATCTAAGCCTAGGGGAACGATACCAGATTTATGCCCTAATAGGGGCAAAACATAGTATTAATTTCATAGCTCGAGAGTTAAACAGAAGTCCCAGTACCATATCAAGAGAGCTTAGACGCAATAAAAGCCTACGAGGTTACCGAGCAAAGCATGCTAATAACAAGGCTTGTGACAGACGGGCTAACAACGCCACAACTATTGTGGCTGACATCTGGGTATGGGTGACAGACAAGCTTAAAGAGAACTGGAGTCCTGAGCAAATATCTGGCGTTCATGCTGGTATCAGTCGTATGAGCATTTATCGCTATATTTGGCGTGATAAGAGGCAGGGCGGCACATTGTGGCAGTGTCTCAGACGTAAAGCCAAACCATAACGGCAGCGTCTAACCGCTGAGACTCGAGGCCGTATCAATGACAGAGTCTCGATTCATGAGCGCCCTTGTATTGTTGAAGAACGTACGCGAATTGGTGACTGGGAAGCGGATACCGTTATCGGTCAGCATCACAAGCAAGCGATTGTCACGCTCGTTGAACGTAAAACGGGGCTGCTGAAGATGAAGCGTGTGGGTCATAAAACAGCACAGCAAGTATCAGAGGCAATGATAGAACTCTTAGCGCCAGTGAGTTTGCAGGTTAAGACCATTACCTCTGACAATG encodes:
- a CDS encoding PAS domain-containing protein, which codes for MGASLPDANKPDASAKAITVTYHDGGTRVIYDTGIERPYPDGKLIVSRTDLEGTITHVNDAFVEISGYEIDELIGKPHYILRHPDMPKAAYKDLWDTAEAGQKWHGYVKNLCKDGSHYWVYATVVPNIRRGETVGYTSVRRKPSRSKIEAASAQYAQMKQNEEG
- a CDS encoding roadblock/LC7 domain-containing protein — its product is MRTDSFQQILEDLNSSSADVEASALISNDGLMIASALPTGVDEDRVGAMSAALLSLGDRAGRELARGSIDRIMIQGEKGYVIMTSSGDEAVLTIMAKPNAKLGLIFLDIKRASEALAKLI